From Chaetodon trifascialis isolate fChaTrf1 chromosome 1, fChaTrf1.hap1, whole genome shotgun sequence, one genomic window encodes:
- the il17a/f2 gene encoding interleukin 17a/f2, with the protein MELRHSVCMLLACCNVLWVVASSSRVKAPPPPPPPPPGCDSMLAFSSEVSSSSEETIHSRSLSQWSWRSSTVRNRIPSTIWEAECSSSFCSSPSPGQTDRHNLNSVPVYQDILVLTRQDGRRCYNASYLSVAVGCTCVWAKTNPN; encoded by the exons ATGGAGCTGAGACACAGCGTCTGCATGCTGCTG gcaTGCTGCAATGTATTGTGGGTCgtcgcctcctcctccagggttaaagctcctcctcctcctcctcctccccctcctggcTGTGACTCCATGTTGGCGTTCTCCTCAGAggtctcctcctcatctgaaGAAACCATCCACAGCAGGTCTCTGTCTCAATGGAGCTGGAG gTCGTCCACGGTGAGGAACCGGATCCCGTCCACCATCTGGGAGGccgagtgcagcagcagcttctgttcCAGTCCCAGCccgggacagacagacagacacaaccTGAACTCAGTCCCTGTCTACCAGGACATCCTGGTCCTGACCCGGCAGGACGGGAGACGCTGCTACAACGCATCATACCTGTCTGTGGCTGTGGGCTGTACCTGCGTCTGGGCCAAAACCAACCCAAACTGA